One Bosea sp. 685 DNA segment encodes these proteins:
- a CDS encoding GntR family transcriptional regulator — MTKQPSNRARSTVAEQASEAGDAVRRNVRTELLAALNPASATPRYLQLASALRYLIQRDVFRADEALASERDLAAWTNFARITVRRAIEVLLGEGILTRRQGSGTYVTRRIEQPLSVLASFTEEMSSRGRRAGSTWISKEVARVSSSEALALGLDPGESVLRLSRVRTAENEPLAIEIAAVPASLLSSPDLVGDSLYAALATAGCRPARGVQRLHASLATTQEAKLLMIPPGSAVLRIERRAFLANGRPIEFTVSAYRGDRYDFVATLRSSPSEANGEGEGS; from the coding sequence ATGACGAAGCAGCCGTCGAATCGCGCCCGGTCGACGGTCGCCGAGCAAGCATCTGAAGCGGGGGACGCCGTCCGGCGCAATGTGCGGACGGAGCTCCTCGCGGCACTCAACCCGGCAAGCGCAACGCCGCGCTATCTACAGCTCGCCTCGGCCCTCCGCTACCTGATCCAGCGCGACGTCTTTCGCGCTGACGAGGCGTTGGCATCGGAGCGCGACCTGGCGGCCTGGACCAATTTCGCACGCATCACGGTGCGTCGCGCGATCGAGGTGCTGCTGGGGGAGGGCATCCTGACACGGCGGCAAGGCTCAGGCACCTATGTCACCCGCCGCATCGAGCAGCCTCTCTCCGTGCTGGCGAGCTTCACCGAGGAGATGTCCTCGCGCGGGCGTCGGGCCGGCTCGACCTGGATCTCCAAAGAGGTCGCGCGGGTCTCCTCCAGCGAGGCGCTGGCGCTGGGCCTGGATCCTGGCGAGTCCGTACTGCGCCTCTCCCGGGTCCGCACTGCCGAGAACGAACCGCTGGCTATCGAGATCGCGGCCGTGCCCGCCTCTTTGCTGTCCTCGCCGGATCTGGTGGGGGATTCCCTCTATGCGGCGCTCGCGACCGCCGGCTGCCGGCCGGCGCGGGGCGTGCAGCGTCTGCATGCCTCGCTCGCCACCACGCAGGAGGCCAAGCTGCTGATGATCCCGCCCGGCAGCGCCGTGCTCCGGATCGAGCGCCGCGCCTTCCTCGCCAATGGCCGCCCGATCGAGTTCACCGTCTCTGCCTATCGCGGCGACCGCTATGATTTCGTCGCGACGCTGCGTTCCAGCCCGAGCGAGGCCAATGGCGAGGGCGAGGGCAGCTGA
- a CDS encoding DegT/DnrJ/EryC1/StrS family aminotransferase, whose protein sequence is MTPAMPPPMPFTVGFDDRDEDEVMARWRKVLRSQRWSHGEQIEEFEALWRDWNGLASVAFDNWAGAALAALDFVGVAGETVLCPSNTFLATPRASQLAGAEIVFYDCNREDLCGSYDDFVAKAEMVKPKLAWIVHIGGHIAFDIERIAAYCREKGIVLFEDCAHAAGADWNGRKPGSWGEVGLYSFYATKTISTAEGGIAVSTNDEMVRHLRSYRDYGRGSRYKVRSLNHRLDEFRAALGVVQTRRLGEIVAWKQAYARDVLDQHHPNRVRLPAGMSSGFYKYIVFDEIPVSTGKVYELPCHRIFGQDVSLPNTEWAATNHWCVPIYYPREGGFPAHDETKFLRTPAPA, encoded by the coding sequence ATGACCCCCGCCATGCCGCCGCCAATGCCCTTCACCGTCGGTTTCGACGACCGCGACGAGGACGAAGTGATGGCGCGCTGGCGCAAAGTGCTGCGCTCGCAGCGCTGGAGCCATGGCGAACAGATCGAGGAGTTCGAAGCGCTGTGGCGGGACTGGAACGGTCTCGCCTCCGTCGCTTTCGATAACTGGGCTGGGGCCGCGTTGGCCGCGCTGGATTTCGTCGGCGTCGCCGGCGAGACGGTGCTGTGCCCGTCGAACACCTTCCTGGCGACGCCGCGCGCCTCCCAGCTCGCCGGCGCCGAAATCGTGTTCTACGACTGCAACCGCGAGGATCTCTGCGGCTCCTATGACGACTTCGTCGCCAAGGCCGAGATGGTGAAGCCCAAACTCGCCTGGATCGTTCATATCGGCGGGCACATCGCTTTCGACATCGAGCGCATCGCCGCCTATTGCCGCGAGAAGGGCATCGTCCTGTTCGAGGACTGCGCCCATGCTGCGGGCGCGGACTGGAACGGCCGCAAGCCCGGGAGCTGGGGCGAGGTTGGCCTCTACTCCTTCTATGCCACCAAGACGATCTCCACGGCCGAGGGCGGCATCGCCGTCAGCACCAATGACGAGATGGTGCGGCACCTGCGCAGCTACCGCGATTACGGGCGCGGCTCGCGCTACAAGGTGCGCAGCCTCAACCACCGCCTGGACGAGTTCCGGGCCGCGCTGGGCGTGGTGCAGACCCGCCGCCTCGGCGAGATCGTGGCCTGGAAGCAGGCCTATGCCCGCGACGTGCTGGACCAGCACCACCCCAACCGCGTGCGCCTGCCCGCCGGCATGTCGAGCGGCTTCTACAAATACATCGTCTTCGATGAGATCCCGGTCTCGACCGGCAAGGTCTACGAATTGCCGTGCCATCGGATATTCGGCCAGGACGTCTCGCTGCCGAATACGGAATGGGCCGCCACGAACCATTGGTGCGTACCAATCTATTACCCGCGCGAGGGTGGTTTTCCGGCACATGACGAGACGAAATTTCTCCGGACGCCGGCTCCGGCGTGA
- a CDS encoding anhydro-N-acetylmuramic acid kinase has protein sequence MKPVWAIGLMTGTVLDGMIDVASIRTDGENVAEFGHWKLAPYKTDIRALLAAAVEAALAWRFEGPEPAIFAEAEAALTRAQSEAVADFMAEAGLTPSDVAAVGFHGQTVLHRAPEPGRHGDTRQLGDGRLMADMLGVDVVYDFRTADMRAGGHGAPLSASYHVALLRGINAGPEAAALNLGGVGNITWWAGGEEFHAFDTGPANGPINDWIMRHGKGEMDIDGALALSGTVDEERLARLLDHPYLTAPYPKSLDRYDFTADMAEGLSLADGAATLTAFTAGTVGRSLDQLPQRPTKLIVCGGGRKNPAIMAALQKRAGVEVVPAEAVGFRGDAVEAECFAFLAVRALRGMPLSFPLTTGVAGPMTGGQIATRPATARRA, from the coding sequence ATGAAGCCGGTTTGGGCTATCGGGTTAATGACCGGGACAGTTCTCGACGGGATGATCGACGTGGCGTCGATCCGCACCGATGGGGAGAATGTGGCTGAGTTCGGCCACTGGAAGCTCGCTCCGTACAAGACCGACATCCGGGCCCTGCTCGCGGCCGCGGTCGAGGCGGCGCTGGCCTGGCGCTTCGAAGGGCCGGAGCCCGCCATCTTCGCCGAAGCCGAGGCGGCGTTGACCCGGGCGCAGTCCGAGGCGGTGGCCGATTTCATGGCGGAGGCGGGTCTGACGCCGTCCGATGTCGCAGCTGTCGGCTTCCACGGGCAGACGGTGCTGCACCGCGCGCCCGAGCCCGGCCGACATGGCGACACACGCCAGCTCGGCGACGGGCGCTTGATGGCCGACATGCTGGGCGTCGACGTCGTCTACGACTTCCGCACTGCCGACATGCGCGCCGGCGGCCATGGCGCGCCGCTTTCGGCGAGCTATCACGTCGCGCTGCTGCGCGGCATCAATGCGGGGCCCGAGGCGGCTGCGCTGAACCTCGGTGGGGTCGGCAACATCACCTGGTGGGCAGGTGGCGAGGAGTTCCACGCCTTCGACACCGGGCCGGCCAACGGGCCGATCAACGACTGGATCATGCGCCACGGCAAGGGCGAGATGGATATCGACGGCGCACTGGCGCTCAGCGGCACGGTCGATGAGGAGCGGCTCGCCCGCTTGCTCGACCACCCCTATCTGACCGCGCCCTATCCGAAATCGCTCGACCGCTACGATTTCACCGCCGACATGGCCGAAGGGCTTTCGCTGGCAGACGGGGCAGCGACGCTGACCGCCTTCACCGCCGGCACGGTCGGGCGCTCGCTCGACCAGTTGCCGCAACGGCCGACGAAGCTCATCGTCTGTGGCGGCGGGCGCAAGAATCCGGCGATCATGGCGGCGCTGCAGAAGCGCGCCGGGGTCGAGGTCGTTCCAGCCGAGGCGGTGGGCTTCCGTGGCGACGCGGTCGAGGCCGAATGCTTCGCCTTTCTCGCGGTCCGCGCTTTGCGCGGCATGCCGTTGAGCTTCCCCCTCACCACCGGCGTCGCCGGGCCGATGACCGGAGGGCAGATCGCGACCCGCCCGGCCACGGCCAGGCGGGCCTGA
- a CDS encoding CoA transferase, producing the protein MPASLDGVKIIDLSRYIAGPFCGQLLGDLGADVVKVERIDGGEEGRRVGETVEGDTLFFLSANRNKRGFAIDFRDKEGQALLRQLAATADILIENFRPGTMEAMGLGWDVLSALNPRLIMVRISGFGQEGPLAQHPCFDGAAQAQSGVMAMTGPAGGAPTMAGVFVCDYSTALYGVIGTLAALHARETSGRGQVVEATLMDSGMALMTTAIPERILFGREPERLGNRDRYLSPSHCFRSRDGIWIYIVAGNDVHFPRLAAAMGRPELAQDARFATFVARNANVAELEAIIDAWAAERDGEAVLEIIHAADIPCERVATIADVIANPQVVHRKQIVDVPHPVMGSVPFQAPAVRLHGTPTVIRRGAPGLGEHGAEILSDWLGMSAPEIERLQAAGTI; encoded by the coding sequence ATGCCGGCATCGCTTGACGGGGTAAAGATCATCGACCTTTCGCGCTATATTGCCGGGCCGTTCTGCGGTCAACTTCTGGGCGATCTCGGCGCCGATGTGGTGAAGGTCGAACGCATCGACGGCGGCGAGGAGGGCCGGCGCGTCGGCGAGACGGTCGAGGGAGACACGCTGTTCTTTCTCTCGGCCAACCGCAACAAGCGCGGCTTCGCCATCGATTTCCGCGACAAGGAAGGTCAGGCGCTGCTCCGGCAGCTCGCCGCTACGGCCGACATCCTGATCGAGAACTTCCGGCCCGGCACGATGGAGGCCATGGGGCTCGGCTGGGACGTGCTGAGCGCGCTGAATCCGCGCCTGATCATGGTGCGCATCTCCGGCTTCGGGCAGGAAGGGCCGCTCGCCCAGCACCCCTGCTTCGACGGCGCCGCCCAGGCGCAGTCCGGCGTCATGGCGATGACCGGACCCGCAGGCGGCGCGCCGACCATGGCGGGCGTCTTCGTCTGCGACTATTCGACCGCGCTCTATGGAGTGATCGGTACCCTCGCGGCGCTGCATGCGCGCGAGACCAGCGGCCGCGGCCAGGTCGTCGAGGCGACCTTGATGGATAGCGGCATGGCGCTGATGACCACAGCGATTCCGGAGCGCATCCTCTTCGGGCGCGAGCCGGAGCGCCTTGGCAACCGTGACCGCTACCTCTCGCCCTCGCATTGCTTCCGCAGCCGGGATGGCATCTGGATCTACATCGTCGCCGGCAACGACGTGCATTTCCCGCGGCTCGCCGCCGCAATGGGGCGGCCGGAGCTGGCGCAGGATGCGCGCTTCGCCACCTTCGTCGCCCGCAATGCCAATGTCGCGGAGCTGGAGGCGATCATCGATGCCTGGGCAGCTGAGCGCGATGGCGAAGCCGTTCTCGAGATCATCCACGCAGCCGACATACCCTGCGAGCGCGTCGCCACCATCGCCGACGTCATCGCCAATCCGCAGGTGGTGCATCGCAAGCAGATCGTCGACGTGCCTCACCCGGTGATGGGTTCGGTGCCGTTCCAGGCGCCTGCGGTGCGGCTGCATGGCACGCCCACCGTCATTCGCCGCGGCGCGCCCGGCCTTGGCGAGCACGGCGCCGAGATCCTGTCGGACTGGCTCGGCATGAGCGCCCCTGAGATCGAACGGTTGCAGGCGGCGGGGACAATCTGA
- a CDS encoding ThiF family adenylyltransferase, producing the protein MNALHRMAEPTALLRFASPEFDLLERLVFRRYPHKEWASFARFGWRETPEGLVVTLAALDEPAEGDLDDSVADVKISARYSRRIALAAERHALGIGIIHSHPEGAPPRPSSIDDEMDRYYAEYFADFAPGRPYLSIIMSEFAGDTGKEIAVSGRIFHGGIWREVTRVAAARRPDVVAWPRGERPPAPPIPPERVARLTSAFGKEAYQRLQRATVALIGAGGTGSAAIPILARAGVGRLIVIDSDHASESNLERLHGSVPQDAADAVPKVTIARRHVAGMSPDVIVETWIGRLPQPEIIDAVIQADVLMGCTDQHTSRLAVSDIARRYAMPALDTGGLIEGANGVVTGQIVQLVRFLPEDPCPQCRGMINPTRFRQELMSTSEREAAKAEAEAAVARGERPDPIASAIPQIDTVGYITTTAGTLAAGFVIGWLTGRFDPKFERLQLDLVAECLGAVDRPQRRKGDCACGRVRGFADQAADTAPFQPPAHWEPARKIVAEKV; encoded by the coding sequence GTGAACGCCCTCCATCGCATGGCGGAGCCGACAGCGCTGTTGCGCTTCGCCTCGCCGGAGTTCGACCTCCTCGAGCGCCTCGTCTTCCGGCGCTATCCGCACAAGGAATGGGCGAGTTTCGCGCGCTTCGGCTGGCGCGAGACGCCGGAAGGGCTCGTCGTGACTCTGGCTGCGCTCGACGAGCCGGCTGAGGGCGATCTCGACGACAGCGTCGCGGATGTGAAGATTTCGGCCCGCTATTCGCGGCGGATCGCGCTCGCAGCGGAGCGGCATGCGCTTGGTATCGGCATCATCCACTCGCATCCCGAAGGCGCTCCGCCCCGGCCAAGCTCCATCGATGATGAGATGGATCGCTATTACGCGGAGTATTTTGCCGATTTCGCGCCGGGCCGCCCCTATCTCAGCATCATCATGTCAGAGTTCGCAGGCGACACCGGCAAGGAGATCGCGGTCTCGGGCCGCATCTTCCACGGCGGCATCTGGCGGGAGGTGACACGCGTGGCGGCGGCACGCCGGCCCGACGTAGTCGCCTGGCCGCGCGGCGAGCGCCCACCCGCCCCTCCGATCCCGCCCGAGCGCGTGGCCAGGCTGACCAGCGCCTTCGGCAAGGAGGCCTACCAGCGGCTCCAGCGCGCGACCGTGGCGCTGATCGGCGCCGGAGGCACCGGCTCGGCCGCGATCCCGATCCTGGCGCGCGCCGGGGTCGGACGCCTGATCGTGATCGATTCCGACCATGCCAGCGAATCCAATCTGGAAAGGCTGCATGGCAGCGTGCCGCAGGACGCGGCGGATGCTGTGCCCAAGGTCACGATCGCACGTCGCCATGTCGCCGGCATGTCGCCCGACGTGATCGTCGAGACCTGGATCGGCCGGCTGCCCCAGCCCGAGATCATCGACGCCGTGATCCAGGCCGATGTCCTGATGGGCTGCACCGACCAGCATACGAGCCGGCTCGCGGTGTCCGACATCGCGCGGCGCTACGCCATGCCGGCGCTCGACACCGGCGGGTTGATCGAGGGCGCGAACGGGGTGGTCACGGGGCAGATCGTCCAACTCGTCCGCTTCCTCCCGGAGGATCCCTGCCCGCAGTGCCGGGGCATGATAAACCCGACCCGCTTCCGGCAGGAGTTGATGTCGACCAGCGAGCGCGAGGCCGCTAAGGCCGAAGCCGAGGCGGCCGTCGCGCGCGGTGAGCGGCCAGACCCGATCGCCAGCGCGATCCCACAGATCGACACGGTGGGCTACATCACCACGACGGCGGGAACGCTGGCGGCGGGCTTCGTCATCGGCTGGCTGACCGGGCGCTTCGATCCCAAATTCGAGCGCCTCCAGCTCGATCTGGTGGCCGAATGCCTCGGCGCCGTCGACCGTCCGCAGCGCCGCAAGGGCGATTGCGCCTGCGGCCGGGTGCGCGGCTTCGCCGATCAGGCTGCAGACACGGCCCCCTTCCAGCCTCCGGCCCACTGGGAACCCGCCCGAAAGATCGTGGCGGAAAAAGTCTAA
- the moaD gene encoding molybdopterin converting factor subunit 1 encodes MKISYFSWLRTKTGVPNEEIILPAQCRTVDDLVRHLAARYPALAEIADARGSMRFTVNRRYVENSHELASDDEVGLFPPVTGG; translated from the coding sequence ATGAAAATTTCCTATTTCTCCTGGCTCCGCACCAAGACCGGCGTCCCCAATGAGGAGATCATCTTGCCGGCGCAATGCCGGACGGTTGACGACCTCGTGCGGCATCTTGCGGCGCGCTATCCGGCCCTGGCCGAGATCGCCGACGCCCGCGGCAGCATGCGCTTCACCGTCAATCGCCGTTACGTCGAGAATTCGCACGAGCTTGCCTCCGATGACGAGGTCGGGCTGTTCCCGCCGGTGACGGGCGGCTGA
- a CDS encoding HesA/MoeB/ThiF family protein — protein sequence MSGGSPPGLHARRSAGMRMPQTLSPEELQWYRRQTVLPEIGVSGQEKLKAARVLVIGAGGLGSPLLLYLAAAGIGTLGIVDFDYVEISNLHRQILHSVERLDMPKTESAEKSLRALNPHVAIIRHDMPISAENAAGLVAGYDIVADGSDNFATRDAVHSACLAAQIPLVSAAVQLTDGLITTFKAYLGPPHPCYRCLFPDTPPAAVTPSCSEIGVLGPAVGALGSMQAIEVIKEVLGTGPSLSGTLMMYDAWRCALDAIALPRRVGCLTCEALTQPPVTGGNSPTSSSEASSCEFST from the coding sequence ATGAGCGGCGGCAGCCCGCCAGGATTGCACGCAAGGAGGAGCGCCGGAATGCGGATGCCCCAGACGCTGAGTCCCGAGGAGCTGCAATGGTATCGGCGGCAGACCGTGCTGCCCGAGATCGGCGTCTCCGGCCAGGAAAAGCTCAAGGCGGCCCGGGTCCTGGTGATCGGCGCCGGCGGGCTGGGCTCGCCGCTGCTGCTGTATCTCGCCGCGGCCGGCATCGGCACGCTGGGGATCGTCGATTTCGACTATGTCGAGATCTCCAACCTCCACCGGCAGATCCTGCATTCGGTCGAGCGGCTCGATATGCCGAAGACCGAGAGCGCCGAGAAGTCGCTGCGCGCGCTCAACCCGCATGTTGCGATCATCCGGCACGACATGCCGATCAGCGCGGAGAACGCGGCAGGGCTGGTGGCCGGCTACGACATCGTCGCAGACGGCAGCGACAATTTCGCCACCCGGGACGCCGTGCATTCGGCCTGCCTTGCGGCACAGATCCCGCTGGTCAGCGCCGCGGTACAGCTCACCGACGGGCTGATCACCACCTTCAAGGCCTATCTCGGCCCGCCGCACCCTTGCTACCGTTGCCTGTTCCCGGACACGCCGCCAGCGGCGGTGACGCCGTCCTGCTCCGAAATCGGTGTGCTCGGCCCGGCGGTCGGCGCACTCGGCTCGATGCAGGCCATCGAGGTGATCAAGGAGGTCCTGGGCACGGGGCCGAGCCTCTCGGGCACATTGATGATGTACGACGCCTGGCGCTGCGCGCTCGACGCCATCGCCCTGCCACGCCGGGTGGGTTGCCTGACCTGCGAAGCGTTGACTCAGCCGCCCGTCACCGGCGGGAACAGCCCGACCTCGTCATCGGAGGCAAGCTCGTGCGAATTCTCGACGTAA
- a CDS encoding SufE family protein yields the protein MTMLDSPIEESIAEVAAQLEAEFAAFADFTERVGHVLSLGRRLPRLAPEDCCEDNRVKGCQSQVWVVAEHDADQDRMRLALDSDAMLMRGLLAMVLRLYGDRRPDEILAYSPEVVERLLVGRSLAPSRANGLYLVVKRIRAAAAAASDGRQMAQEA from the coding sequence ATGACCATGCTCGACAGCCCGATCGAGGAATCCATCGCCGAAGTCGCGGCGCAACTCGAAGCCGAGTTCGCCGCCTTCGCGGATTTCACCGAACGGGTCGGGCACGTGCTCAGCCTCGGCCGGCGCCTGCCGCGTCTGGCGCCGGAGGATTGCTGCGAGGACAACCGCGTCAAGGGCTGCCAGTCTCAGGTCTGGGTCGTGGCCGAGCATGACGCCGACCAGGACCGCATGCGGCTCGCGCTGGATTCCGACGCGATGCTGATGCGCGGCCTGCTCGCCATGGTGCTCAGGCTCTATGGCGATCGGCGACCGGACGAGATCCTGGCCTACTCGCCCGAGGTGGTCGAGCGGCTGCTCGTCGGCCGCAGCCTCGCGCCAAGTCGCGCCAATGGGCTGTATCTGGTGGTCAAGCGCATCAGGGCGGCCGCAGCGGCCGCGTCGGACGGGCGTCAGATGGCCCAGGAAGCATGA
- a CDS encoding radical SAM protein, producing MAIMQGQFNPEAKAMLHANTAQGATPSPVWLWLDPTTRCNLACRLCYTKESHGKLDLDPADLEQALIKLKESPALEVKTIHLNWRGEPLMNNRFHELLAVTRDIMPDTQLQWHTNGTMLTRKRARQLLEVKHRHKIFVSIDGGNALSHDLNRGEGTFLRTLRGLEILLEEAAGDEHVKVGVYQIDLGEPIESYDPAFLRLLERVDDHVKVTPLLPGGAHHDVASLSDLESDEKLHQRMMQDVNPKLPVPSGACFWAGHVMCLAPDGKVSICIISHGQHGVIGNLFEESAEQVLERGLAFRDRMETQGRCSVGHCKTCRKPEGQVYAKHRLAA from the coding sequence ATGGCAATCATGCAAGGGCAATTCAACCCGGAGGCCAAGGCTATGCTGCATGCAAACACCGCCCAGGGGGCCACTCCTTCGCCCGTCTGGCTCTGGCTCGACCCGACGACACGCTGCAATCTGGCGTGTCGCCTTTGCTACACCAAGGAAAGTCACGGCAAGCTCGACCTCGATCCGGCCGATCTGGAGCAGGCCCTGATCAAGCTCAAGGAATCGCCGGCGCTCGAGGTGAAGACCATCCACCTGAACTGGCGCGGCGAGCCCTTGATGAACAACCGTTTCCACGAACTTCTGGCGGTCACGCGCGACATCATGCCGGACACCCAGCTGCAATGGCACACCAACGGCACGATGCTGACCAGGAAGCGGGCGCGGCAGCTGCTCGAGGTGAAGCACCGGCACAAGATTTTCGTCTCGATCGACGGCGGCAACGCACTGTCTCACGATCTCAACCGCGGCGAGGGTACCTTCCTGCGCACGCTGCGTGGGCTCGAGATCTTGCTCGAGGAGGCGGCCGGCGACGAGCACGTCAAGGTCGGAGTTTACCAGATCGACCTCGGCGAACCGATCGAGAGCTATGATCCGGCTTTCCTGCGCCTGCTCGAACGCGTCGACGACCACGTCAAGGTCACGCCGCTGCTGCCCGGCGGCGCGCATCACGACGTCGCCTCCCTGTCGGATCTCGAAAGCGACGAGAAGCTGCACCAGCGCATGATGCAAGACGTCAACCCCAAACTGCCCGTGCCGAGCGGCGCCTGCTTCTGGGCCGGTCATGTCATGTGCCTGGCGCCGGACGGCAAGGTTTCGATCTGCATCATCAGCCACGGCCAGCACGGCGTGATCGGCAATCTCTTCGAGGAGAGCGCCGAGCAGGTGCTGGAGCGCGGACTGGCCTTCCGCGACCGCATGGAAACGCAGGGCCGCTGCAGCGTCGGCCATTGCAAGACCTGCCGGAAGCCGGAGGGTCAGGTCTACGCCAAGCACCGCCTGGCCGCCTGA
- a CDS encoding acyl-CoA dehydrogenase family protein, with amino-acid sequence MQNASVFRSFSAPPSAAAEESRAAALTRARALIPLLRSKAGDGDRDARLSPIVMDAMRSAGLFRLLQPQRYGGPELDPETFFIIQAALAEGDMSAGWLQGVMGVLAFHLALFDERAQDDVWGEDPDALLACSYMPTGKATPVGGGFRLSGRWGFASGSDYCDWLILAGSVNAETPETAAGASGALPDLRVFLVPRADALVHDNWDTTGLRGTGSQDVTVESIFVPEHRAHRHIDRFLGTSPGLAINTAPLYRLPLPQLLFRTITMPAVGALQGFLDAFLDHSRARVAVTGQAVARDPVAQLIVAEVEASLDEITAMMGRNFARLTDYARRGEQAPIPQRMVYRLQATMAAERCTLLAARLFKACGASGLAKSHPFGRYLADIAAARQHAANQSEAQGRSLGGFMLGVGVEDTVL; translated from the coding sequence ATGCAGAATGCTAGCGTATTTCGATCATTTTCCGCCCCGCCCAGTGCCGCGGCGGAGGAGTCTCGTGCTGCAGCGTTGACGCGGGCTCGGGCGCTGATCCCCCTGCTGCGCAGCAAGGCCGGGGACGGCGATCGCGATGCACGGCTCTCGCCGATCGTGATGGATGCCATGCGTTCGGCCGGGCTGTTCCGGTTGCTGCAGCCGCAGCGTTATGGCGGGCCGGAACTCGACCCCGAGACCTTCTTCATCATCCAGGCGGCGCTCGCCGAGGGCGACATGTCGGCCGGCTGGCTGCAGGGCGTGATGGGGGTACTCGCCTTCCACCTCGCATTGTTCGACGAACGCGCGCAGGACGATGTCTGGGGCGAGGATCCCGACGCTCTCCTCGCCTGCAGCTACATGCCGACAGGCAAGGCGACGCCGGTCGGCGGCGGCTTCCGACTCAGCGGGCGCTGGGGCTTCGCCAGCGGTTCCGACTATTGCGACTGGCTGATACTCGCCGGCAGCGTAAACGCCGAGACGCCCGAAACGGCAGCCGGGGCATCAGGCGCGCTGCCGGATTTGCGCGTCTTCCTCGTGCCCCGCGCCGACGCCCTCGTGCATGACAACTGGGACACAACGGGGCTGCGCGGCACCGGCAGCCAAGATGTCACGGTGGAGAGCATCTTCGTTCCCGAGCACCGCGCGCACCGGCATATCGACCGCTTCCTCGGCACCAGCCCGGGGCTCGCGATCAACACGGCCCCGCTCTACCGGCTGCCGCTGCCGCAACTGCTGTTCCGCACCATCACCATGCCGGCGGTGGGGGCACTGCAGGGCTTCCTTGACGCCTTCCTCGACCATAGCCGCGCCCGCGTCGCCGTCACCGGCCAGGCCGTGGCGCGCGATCCGGTGGCCCAGCTCATCGTCGCCGAGGTCGAGGCCTCCCTCGACGAGATCACCGCCATGATGGGACGCAACTTCGCGCGGCTGACGGATTATGCCCGCCGCGGCGAGCAGGCGCCGATCCCACAGCGCATGGTCTACCGCCTGCAGGCGACGATGGCGGCCGAACGCTGCACCTTGCTTGCCGCGAGGCTGTTCAAGGCCTGCGGCGCCTCCGGGCTGGCGAAGAGCCATCCTTTCGGGCGGTATCTCGCCGATATCGCCGCCGCGCGTCAGCATGCGGCCAATCAAAGCGAAGCTCAAGGTCGCTCACTTGGCGGATTTATGCTTGGTGTTGGCGTAGAAGATACGGTATTATAG
- a CDS encoding multiubiquitin domain-containing protein — protein sequence MSSTTNPAGDETTSSAVVIFVNRRRFEVKPGVTGAGIAALLGVPAENAVVEIEASDGEPTELVLDAPVTLAPGQQFLVTRQYVMGGSPAGERA from the coding sequence ATGAGCAGCACGACAAACCCCGCCGGTGATGAGACGACGTCCAGCGCCGTCGTCATCTTCGTCAATCGCAGGCGGTTCGAGGTCAAGCCGGGGGTGACAGGCGCAGGCATCGCCGCCCTGCTCGGGGTGCCGGCGGAGAACGCCGTGGTCGAGATCGAAGCGAGCGATGGCGAACCCACCGAGTTGGTGCTGGATGCGCCCGTCACGCTCGCGCCTGGCCAGCAATTCCTGGTCACGCGCCAATATGTGATGGGCGGGTCGCCGGCCGGAGAGCGCGCGTGA